In Betta splendens chromosome 3, fBetSpl5.4, whole genome shotgun sequence, the genomic window AAGGCCTAAGGCATAATCTATCTGACAATTACAATAAAGTTCTGCCATCACTACCCAGGTGGTTTCACAGTTGTTGACACTTAAGCTCTGATACTATCACTAGCACACATCAAAATGAGGTAGAACACCTACTGAACCCACCCATGGGTGATTAGTTCAGTGTGACAACTTAATGACTTCACAGGTTTCATAGACCTGCTGATCCAGAGAGTCAGTCAGAACCCAGCCTTTGACTGGAAAGTGGAAGAAGCAGAACCTTCACAGACACGTGGAGAGGATGTAACAAAACAAATTTTCCATATACACATAAACagtctatatactgtacactacaACTGAGGCACCATCTACAAGTATGATATTGTATCACATCATCCAACCCTCGGTTCCAAACCTTGAGTTCCTGCAGCTTTAGACGAAGGTGGATAAGTTTCACTACAGTGTCCTTCTGTCTCTCTGAATGTTCTGGCAGCTCCAGGATCAACTTTTTACATTCCTCTATGGCCAGTTTCAGTTGTTCAATATCAGACGCCACAAACGAATCCTAAAAGAGATCAAAACATAAAGTGTGAGAGCAGACGATGCTTTTTATGAAACCACTCTCTCATTTTAAAATTGTTTGTGATGCACTACGTGACGTTGAGGCAGTGCAACATTAGCTTTACTTACCACAGGCCTTGAGAAGTGGTCCTCAGCTAGACCAAGGTCCATGGTCCGATCTGAACTGTGGTTTCTGGTCCCAGGGAACAGCTCGGGTCTTGATTCTAAAAAGAGGACAACGAAGCATAAAGCACTGCTGTGCTTTGTGGGCGCACTCAGTCACACATGTTGATTTTAAACACATGACTCACTCAAGGGAATCCGTAGACTCTGACCTACCACTTTAGAAGTCACAGGAAGGACTACTGTGAAATTCACAGGTAAGTGTTATATCGGTTCTGGTAATATGTAACCAAAACAGGAGAAAGGATTGACGACTCCTGTGATTACAGCCATTACTCCCCAAGCTAAATGACCTTTAGAGTGGTGAGTGATGTTACACTGCCTTTACGGTTTTAATTAAGACATTAAAATTTATTCAAGACAATTAAAACATATTACCCTTTGAAGACATGCCTCACTTTATCTAAAatatttggttgttttttttttaccaactAAGCACTGCACTATGTTAAGCAGCTAGTTTCTAGCCAGTCTTGATACGTTATGTTGAAGTCACACTTAactgaacatacagtagatcaCAATCACTAGACAAAGTTGAACTGAAAATCTGaatgaaacataaataaaagaaataaaactaaatcttCCAATTTATCTGTAAAGATTCAAAAGAAGTGATAAAATATTGTTGTTACCTGCATACACCTCAGAGCAAAACATCTTGAACTTCTGAGTAGCAGCAAAGAAGTACTCAAAGCAGCGCAGCTACCAGTGCgttactgtaggtttgtttgTGAGTTTCTATAGTTTAACCAAAACAGCTTTTATTCCAGAATCCTAAAATACAGGAAGTGTTACTAAAGTGGGGCTTGCACTTatgcttttcatttcctctggtTGAGTTGCAGTAGGTCCAACTTCCTTATCCATGACCTTAGTTTTAAAGAAGGTTTCAGACAACAGTGACTAATATGACATGTTCATTGCTTGAGGACATCTGGTAAAATCACTGTAGAGAGAGTTGCTGCCAGCAGTGGGTGAGCCAGTACCAGCTAGGTGTCACTCTGACACTGTCTTAGTGTCAATTAAAATGCCCACGTACTGTAAGACACTGAGACAAGCAGTAACTATAATCTCTAAATTAAAACACACGACCACAAGAAACTGTCTTTTTTCATGATCAACTGTATTGTACTGTGATTACTGTAGCAccccaaacaaaacaaaccatgaTTAAGAATGTGGTGTCTAATGTCTGTGGAGGTTTGTATCACAGTCCTAACTGAGATgaataatatacatacataaacTACTATTTCTTTGCAAAAGATGGTGCACATGTGCAGTGTTAGTGAGTGTGCCAATAAAATGCTAATCTGAGCGTGGTTGTGTTTTTCCATTGGAGTGTCACTTAACATCTGACCCATGTTATCCACTTGGGCCAGTGTGCTGCCAATAATGTAGGCTCAGAGCTACCGAGGATGTCCAGGTGAGAAAAGTGACATTGTGAACCTGAGACCACGTTACCGTGCTGTGGAGGCGTCTTGCCTTCCTGGGgaccatcttcctcctctcctcgaTCAAAGGGATTGAGGCGGGTTTGGCGGAAAAGCGCAAGTCTCTCATCATACTCCATTTCATCGGCTACATCTACAGCAGACAAAACAATGCTGGTGAATGTTTCTTGTGTGGTTGATTGATTCATGAGTTGTTTGGAAGTAAAACACCACCCTTgacctacagtaaaaaaaagCGTACTGCTTAATAAAATAGTGTCTTAATGTTAATTGCTCATTGTGCCTCTGTAAGTAAAAATAGTGACAATAAAATTTATCTTTGTATTTGAAAAATCAGAAGAAATCGAAGTAATTTCAAATGCATGCTCTCTGTCATAACCAGACGCATGATCCTCCAGAAACATCAATAACATCCTAGTTGTTTCTCGGACGTATAAATTGACGCTAATGCGGAAGATGCATGTAGACTTAAACGGAAGATCCCAGTAAAATGCGTCAATAAGACGTATTTTGAACAAACGACACAGACTTTTTCATTCACACTTTTATCATACACTGGTCTCAGCACATGGGGACAAACAACGGCTGCTGTTGACAGTCGTCTGTTGATGTcgactttgttttcattttaacgGCCTAAATATGCTGAAAACCAAAGATATGAGTAAAAGTTATAAGGTTAAGCTGCCACAGTGACATCAGCCACACAGATGTCAACAACGCGCTGCCGCTTGCTAGCTAACCAAGGCTAGCTTTGAAAACACACCAGTCGTGTGGTTCTAATGCTAACGCTGGCTAATGTCACGGCTCGGTCTGGTCGCTAGCTTACCACGTTGTTGACCTCATACGCTACCACGGAACCAGCAgctgtaaaacatgttttgtcgGCGAAACAAGCTGTTACCACCGTGCTGTTTTGTCTCTGACATCAGCAACATCACAAGGCAAAAATGTCAAGTTATCTGTGATACAAATGGTAATTTTTGAatcatattttcaaaataaaacttttcGGCGTACCATTGACAAGATAAATATGAGGAGCTAAGATGTAAGTAAAAATGCATCTTCTGCCATGTGTGCATTagtcaaatattaaataaaacataatgtggcttatttttttcttgcacaGTAACGTGGGATAATAAGTTAGCTACATTAGCTGACGCTTACACAACCTTATTTTgaaatttgttttattgtcttccGGTAAAGGGGACGTTGAGCTTCGTCCAAGGGCCGTCAGGAACCAGAGGTCCTTCAAACGCCTCCCTGACGTAAAAGGCCTGTAAAACAATTCAATGATTGAGTTATGAGATCGCGCTAATgataaaatctaaaaatctCATTAGATATTATCACGTATTTTTCCGAACCTGTAACAAGTGGcggttttgtgtgtgtaattattgATAATTGATTCGATCACTCATTTAAGATAAGGACGCGGTGTTCTTTCTGCGAGCGGTTCCAAGTCTTGTGCGCTGCAGACTTTCCTGTTGTTAAACAGCGACCCTACTTTACCAGATATTAGTAGAAAAACCAACGGATAGTCACATTGTTGTGTTATGAAATGCTCGCACAGTACCTTCCACCTCATGATCATCAAGCTTTTAGCCTGGGTATTGGGAAACAATGGTGCTTATTTGAGTCCATTAAGACTTAGTTGAGCTCAACTACAAcctatactgtaaatataaagaTTTCATTCACTTACAGTACTCCATTTatgctgctacagtataatGTCAACAACACAGAATGAACTAAAATGTGCTTAAATACAGGGTTGATAAATTGACCTGTGATTTACTTGTGAAGCAGCAATCGTCACTCACAGCTTGTGTAAACCACAGTATAACAGGACCCGATGACCTTAACggccttttttttccaacaggagaaGAAATAATCATTACAGCAACAGTTAAGTAGCGGATAAGTTGAGTAATGTGAAGTAAATAGGTTGTGAAGTTGTGAAGCTGCATGGGACGGCAAGCATATAAAGTTAGTGTGAAAACGTCCATATCAGCTGTAGACATCCTTTATGATAGTTTATAACATGACTGGAAATCGTTGTTTGCATTTTGTCATTTCTTGGAAATTCTAATTATATGGTTCCTGCTGGAACTAATATTCAGACCAGTGGacagaacacaaagaaacagaagaagatACGAACTGACCGCTAACTTACCACCATGAACGCAGCCCATCTGCATTTCTTAGAAAAAGCAGCTCATAAAATCGTCTCGGTCTGAAACTCACGGGAAGGAAGCTTCACTGCTACTGTAAACAAGCTTTCACACAAAatgctcattcattcattcattcattcattcattcattcattcattcattcattcattcattcatcctctTTAATTTCATTTAGTTCATTCACAAACTACTGATAAGTCATGAAAATCCTGTTGCATTAAACATTTGTCAGTCAAACtatatttgctttttttgtagtttgaggtcatgtaatttgtgttttatattattatcaaTCCTTCTTCTCATCATATTTGCTATACTTGCAAACAGGTTTAACAACCATGTATTGCATTGTGATTATTCTGATGCATACTGACGCTTAAACACACCAGAGAATCTGTCTCTAAGGTTTAATGATCCAGATTCTTTTGCGTAGAAGGAAGAAATGGGGAAAGGTCGTAATAAAAAGATCTTTTGTTTATCGCTGTTCCCTTTGAGACGCAAAAATATGTAATTTATGCAacaaaagttgtttttttcaaataaatttgACCACATCAGAAAATATATTACACACGCTGGCTTCAATATAACTTCTTCTCAGGCTGAATGAGATtaacagaaacacttaaaacaGGATGGTGGTTAATACAGTAAGGCTGCTTGATGCAAGTTTTCTCTTCACCTCCAGGTAGTACAGCACTACTTACATCTAGCCTCACCCAAACAGGACACTCTAGATCAAAATGAAGGCCCAGACCCCTCTGAGAGACATCCTTCAGACCTAGTGACCTgagaacaaacagcacagctaAACTCCATTATTACTTTTATTGATTACAGCACAAGTTTCCACACTATAAACCCAGACAGGATTTTAAAGAAACTCAGACTATATGTTCATTCGGACCAAAGGTCTTTTGACTTGGATCTCACCTTTACTTCACCTTGATGGTTGGTTCTGGATTTAACTGCACTTGGGACTTCAACAAACTCAATCATTATGGATTACACAACAATGATAGGGTTGATTGCAAATGAGGATAAGCCACAGGGGCGAAACAGACCAATAGACGCAAAGCAACCTGTCGAAAAACAACCTGTTAGTGAACACTGGGTTCCATGCATAAGTTCCTGCGTCCCAGCGTCTGACGCCAAACGTTCTGCAGCTCATGAGACAGATCTCCAGAGAGTCATAAGCGCTGTGCAGGACGCGGTGAGCAGCCTCCTGCACTCACTGGAGGACGCCTTCGGATCAAgctgtgtctgcagacacagcGTGATCCGACACCACTCACTCTGCTTTAAACCCCAAAGCAATCAAACTTTGCAAAACACTTCCTTCCAAATTGCATTTTGTTGGTTGgtttcaatattttatttactttgtgaACTCTATCCAAAATCATCTGGTCTTCATGTCAGAGTTAATTTTGGTGTGTTTATGTATTCTATTTGTGTCCATCCCTCAGGGCAGCACTGGGTTCTGGTTAATATGGATAAGTCTGACTGTCATACAGGCTTAGTGTGGTGGTTGGTTGTGTGGTGAAAACCTTTCTTAGCTGTGAACAAAGCTGCTTTGTGCGGCTAAATGAAAGACCAAGTCACAACCCCAGGCCTAACTGTTAGCACGCTGCTCCCCTCACATTTCAGCCATGTTTGGGGCTAATCTGCAATAATTACAGTCAGGCGGCGTGTCATCAGGTTCACGCTTGCCTGTGCTGTTTTCTATTAATCATCCATATATACACTGGTTTCAGAAATTATCCAGAcccctttgcttttttttagttGCACTGAAAAATTAATTGTTGTAATTGTGTCTCAGGTGTCACACACTTTGGAGCAGAGTCCCTCTGGCTGCatccatcccccccccccctgtcacGGCACGGAGCTACATCCAACCTTCATAAGGTCGTAACAAGGTGTGCAGCTGAGGCAGTAAACACATTTCATCATAAACAACAACCTGTGGCTACACGTGACATTTTATTTGGTCCTGTGAAATCAAAAACTTCATAGCGTTAATTAATGGGATGAGGCATTAGAAATGTGGATTTCTCAGCATCATTAGAAATGTGTGTCTTGTTAATTTGTGATGTTTGCTAAGCTAAAACATTGGTTTTACGCGGACAAGTGAGAGCCACGATAAGTAAAGCAAGATGCAAAGAATGAGTAATGCAGTTGAGCTGATGTTGGATCAAATTAGGGGTTTACAAGAGGGGTCAGCTGATGGATACAGATAACTGAGGGGCTGTTTAGTATGACATGTTCTTgaatccatcctcctccacacgcTCTTTAATAAACCTTTTATGGATTTGCTCAGTGTTCTTTTGTCTGATTGGGGGAGGACATAAATTCTCTAGACCTCTCAGATGCAGGTGATGtcctttaattaaactgtttgtcTGGCAGCTGTACCAGCGATTGTTTAGGGATTTTATTGACTTCCTATGTCTGTCCCAGCTTAGTCTTAAAAAAACCACAAAAGTCCCGGAGTAAAACTGCCAGATGAAAATTTACTCTAGTCATTTTTCTCAGTTATGTGCATGCGGTGAACTAAATTAGGAAGAGCAATCAATGGGTTCATTTAAGCAATTAGGGTTTTTAATTTCTTCCTTGAGGACGGCATgaggatttatttttatttcagttgGAAATCCCCTGCCCTGCCGTTATGTACTGTGCACCACAGCTACTGCACTTGGTCATGAGTTTAAAAACGGAGCATCTCCAAAATGTCTCTGTTGTGTTGCACATCAATGGGCTTTTTGTCTACAAGATCAAATATTGTACTGCATATTTTCATATATCTACGTTGCATCTCGGTGCGTTTTAACCTGAAGGTTGTGACACACCCCTCCGTGCCGAACGGCGCagactgctgctctgagctgtgGACGTGGGCAAAGTCTTTTTTTGAGAATTTGTGGTTTTTAAATGACAAACTGGTAATCGATGTAGAAATCATAGAAAACGCAGTGTCTGGGAAAAGTCATCAATAATAATGCTGTTAACCACAACTGGATTTGACCTGTTTATTACAGACAATGGTACATGGTGTAAACATTTCCATGGATTACACGTAACGTTTTTATGCAGTATCTGAACTGAACATAACCTGGATTCACTCAGTTTCAAGTCCTCATTTACCTACAACATTTACAATATGCATTAAACTAGGTTTACTTCAggacacacactgagatgcacCACAGATTGATTACCAACAGACAGTATTACAGCATTACTGTATTAAAACAGAGATATACACTATAAATCCTACAAGAATCTAATTAAGCATCACTAGAAACTTTACACAGGTCTTAATTGGGTGTATTTAACCCAATACTGAGGAGCAGTTGTTCGAAAGTTGAAGTGTAACCGTTTACATAATTAAACGTCAGTCCTGTTCTATAATATAAGTTATTTCTTTTAACCCACTGTACTTACAACACTGCTCACAGGTCATCTGAATCTTGTCTCACCTGTTTTCAGACACTTTCAGACACTGCCCTTGTTCATGTAAATGAGTCGTATAAAACCTGGAGGAAGCTACCGTTTAGATGCCTTCGCTCACATCCTGGGTCCTGTGGCTCTGGCCCACATCCAGCAGTATTCATGTGCTCTTGATTCTTCATTCAAACACGCAGCTACAGTTTAAAATGGTTTCACCTCATTTTAGGGTGCATTCCATTTTTCACCATAGTCATTCTCAATGATATTTTGTCTCTATAATTCGGATAAAAACAAACTCAGATAGAACAGATCCAAAAACATAGTAACATTCCGTTTAAAAAAATTGAACCTAACGTTAAGGTTTAATAGAAAGCAGCAAGAAGTTTACCGAAGCCCGAGATGCTGTATTAATACAGTTAACACGTTTAAtgttatttaattatatattttatgtcTCAATAATAGATAAAATTCTAAAAGAAGGACAGATATATAATTTTGTTTCAACCAACAACATGTGatttaatttatataaaaaccactattaacaaaaataaaatatgatcaCTTAGGCCGTTTTATTTAATTACCTACTCCGTCCCATCCATGAGGTTCTCCCTTCGCTTTGAACCTTATTATTGGAATAAATGTCCAGAGTTTCACAGTACGTAGGCTTAATGTACGTGGTAGGTAGCGgcataacaataaataaacttgGATGAACGTATCCATGATGCAAAAGCCTTTATGAGTCCTGGAGCATCAGTGGCGAGTGCTTAGTTCAGCCTCAAATACAACGTGCACGTGAATTTTTCAAAAAACAATTTGATCCGATTTTGTTCCTTGTCGTTAACTATTTTCAGTCACATTTCGGCGCACCAGGAACACAGGACCAGCTCCTGCAGCGTTTTCCGCAGCTCCTGGCTGCGGTACGCGTAGATGAGCGGGTCGATGAGCGAGTTacagatgatgaggatgaggaaaagGTTAAAGTTTTGGAAGAAGCAGTTACAGAACGGGTTGTTGGGgcaggtgaggatgaggatgaggtgcAGGAAGAACGGGCCCCAGCAGATGATGAAGACCCCGAGCAGGATGGTGAGCGTGATCGCCCCCTTCATGCTTGTGGACTGGCGTCTGTTTTTCTGGACGGCAACGATGCGACGGGAGTGCCCGTGGGCCAGGAAGAACATGTGCAGGTACAGCACGGCATTGAACACCAGCGTGATGCAGAAGAAGGTCACCAGGCACACGATGACGGCGTCGTTGGTGTGgtagaggatgaagaggatgctGGAGGTGACGCTGGCCAGCCACACCGCCACGATGAGGGCGACCGCGCGCTGCGTGGTCATGATGCTGTGGTAGCGCAGCGCGTAGAAGATGGTGACGTAGCGATCCGCGGCGATGGTGCacaggaaggagagcgaggacaCCACGGAGCTGCAGATCATCATGTCAATGACGTTGTCCAGGTAGTGCAGCATCTGCGGGTGCACGTACAGCAGGCCGTGGTCGTTGAGGAGCATGAACACGGTCTCCACCACGTTGCTGACGCTCACCAGCATGTCGGACACAGCCAGGCAGCAGATGAAGTAGTACATGGGCGAGTGCAAGTTGCGGTTCCGGATGGTGGCGCAGATCACCAGGATGTTCTCCACCAGGCTGATGAGGCCCAGCGTGAGGAAGAGCTCCTGCGGGATGCGGATCTGAACGCAGCCCATCAAGTTCCGCTCCCCGTCGGTGGAGTTGGTCTCGTTATCCTCCATGAAGTCATTGAACGGGCTGAAGTCCacgtggaggagagaggggttGTGCTGAGACCGGTTGATCGTCTCCGCGTCCATCGTGTGGTTCCGTGCGGGATTTTAACTGCAATGGAGTCAAAGCGCAAAAGAGTTTTATCCGCGGTCTCTGTGGCCTGGATGACGCTTCAGCGTCAGCTGTTACAGCCGCACGACGTCCCAaaaccagcagaaacaaacGCAGCGACTCCTGCGAGCAACTGTTTTCGGCCCCAACATACCTTTTATTAAATATCCACAAAGTCGCTCTTAGTAATAGTTTAAGAGAAGGATCCTATTATAAAACTTATTTCCGCCATTGCACGAACGTTCATCTGCGCCGCGCGCGTCTCCTCCGGGAGCCAGCGTCCTTCTTTCCCGTGGCTGTGCCGCGCACAGAGCGCGTCCTTCTCCCTCGACACCTATTGATTCCTCACAGCGTGGCGCCTCCGGACCCGCCCAATATATCGGTTCCGGCTGTTCAGTTCAGCGTGATAGCGAGCGTGTGTTGGAGAATAATAAGAGCGCGTTTGAACACTTCCCAAAGTGATGCTGGATTCTGGAAGACTTCAGGCGGTGCCTCCCCTCTCACGGACGTCAGTAACgatgctttggtttcagtgtttttcacCCCGTAGCTGTTTGACACATGTGTTCTAACAACGCACTGAAGCATCCTGGTGATTTTATTGTTCTGATTTTATGATATCCATGTCTGGTATATACAGGGCTTTGCTTTTACGCACAGTGCGCAACGCATCCGCTGCCAGCTTCCCTCTTACGCACGCGCATTAATCGAGTTCAAATGACATGAAATTGAGACCACAGTGCCAGAAAAAGTCACTTTCAGCGGGGAGACTGGTTCAGTATTGAATTAGAAGCCAGAATCACAACATGGGCCTGTAAAGATAATTTTAAATTAACCACGTGTTTAGATTCGGTTTGAATTTGATAAATCAAGTGGGGACAGATCAGCCTTCAGAACAAGATTCCCTGACCCTATTTATTCCCAGAGCAGCAGAACTGTAAGcgaatttcaaagtaaaaggcAATGACTAAATTGCCGTCCACTCAAATTGCTGAAGGCTTAGTTTACTATTTGAAGTGCATCTGTGAGTCATATCTTGTTGTTGTCTCCTTAAATCTTTACATAAATTCATGAATGATACAGACGTACCTATAACTAAATGTGCAGTGGTGCGGTAGCGCTCTGGTTATGTCAGAGCACCACACACTGGCTCTTTATGAGCCACTGCTGTGAAAGCTGTTCTATACTGAAGACAGATCACATGAAAAGTTCTAAACCTCAACCGCAGCTCGAGATGAACTAAGAACAATAACATCATTTAATCATCAAGCAGGGGCACACGCATCATGTGGCTCACAGATCAGTAAGATCAGTGTAtatacagctacagtatgtggacagAAGGATTTGTTCAGCGTCTCCAGAATCTGTGTACTCTACATGACCGATAAGGCTGTAGAGGCTGATACTTATGGTGGCTGATTCATCACCCACGAATAACAATATGTGGctcaaaacacaaagcaaatattaaaatcaATCTAAGCAAAATGAAGGAACCATCTGTCAAAGAGTTGCAGCCGATATAACGTGATGGTCTGCAGCAGCCGGTTCTCGAAAGTGCCCCGCTGGGTGGAGAATGTCAAAGATAATGAAATATCTGCAAGTCAACTAGACTGAACAATGACGAATAGTGTCAAAAGGAACGTTTGTGAGGAGCAGAAGAGCAGAGAAACATCAGCCACCCAGCGGTTTGCTTAGTTACAGTAACATCATCTCACTAAGATTTCTTTTAAGACTGTCCTAAATCTGTACGCAATTAATATGGTctattatatacattatattatgGTCTTCTCTTAAATACTGCTTTGGAAAGTGAAACACATTTTCCTTTAACAGGATGTAAGGAGTTTGGTCAGCTCATAAATTATTTGGTTATTTACATCTCTAAAAAGGGAATAAAAACCTGAGCTGTTGGCTTAAGTGACTGAGGGGGAAGAACTGCTGCCAAGCAATGCTGATAATAAATTAACCATCCAGTCAACAGTAAAAATTTTAATTTCATAAAGTCTTCCACCATTTTGACAACCGAAGCTCTGAGAAGGTcaggcatcatcatcatcaacccaTTAATTACGCCCACTTCAGTTTTCTGAAATGCTAACAATTCAAAAGGGATCAATAACAGGCTCGCTTCCTGTGGTCTTAATTATTATACACGTTAATAAAtacttttgtttctttgtgtacTTGATTCCTGCTCATCAGTCCCATTCCTCTTCATCTCTGTA contains:
- the mc1r gene encoding melanocyte-stimulating hormone receptor produces the protein MDAETINRSQHNPSLLHVDFSPFNDFMEDNETNSTDGERNLMGCVQIRIPQELFLTLGLISLVENILVICATIRNRNLHSPMYYFICCLAVSDMLVSVSNVVETVFMLLNDHGLLYVHPQMLHYLDNVIDMMICSSVVSSLSFLCTIAADRYVTIFYALRYHSIMTTQRAVALIVAVWLASVTSSILFILYHTNDAVIVCLVTFFCITLVFNAVLYLHMFFLAHGHSRRIVAVQKNRRQSTSMKGAITLTILLGVFIICWGPFFLHLILILTCPNNPFCNCFFQNFNLFLILIICNSLIDPLIYAYRSQELRKTLQELVLCSWCAEM